A section of the Paenibacillus odorifer genome encodes:
- a CDS encoding amidase family protein has translation MSFEIVEATIPDIQAALEAGEITSKQLVLMYYERIADHDKNGLTINSVLEINPDALFIAESLDVERAINGPRGPLHGIPVLLKDNINTGDKMHTSAGSLALANSFAGEDAFIVTKLREAGAIIMGKANMTEFANFMTNGMPSGYSSRGGQVLNPYNISTPTGGSSAGSAVAVACNFCTVSVGTETSGSILNPGNLGSIIGIKPTVGLLSRSGILPLSNTQDTAGPMARTVQDAVLLLNAMLGNDQHDAAMGTNTGKVHGDYTVFLDPNGLQGARIGIPRDYYFEELTDEQLALFNASVNRMRELGATIIDPADIKTAREISYSSVVLNEFKTALNAYLSHLSPGAPMRTLKDIIDFNHAHPVETLRFSQATLIDAEYTSSGTQSEAQYLRHRATDLKLCKEEGIDATMKEYNLDALLFPADFGARITSRAGYPSLVVPSGYTSAGAPFGVTFSAKAYQEPTLIKLAYAYEQHYKVRKAPSLKSFI, from the coding sequence ATGAGTTTTGAAATCGTAGAGGCCACCATACCGGACATCCAAGCTGCATTAGAAGCCGGAGAAATTACGTCAAAACAACTAGTTCTCATGTATTATGAACGTATTGCTGATCACGACAAAAACGGCCTGACGATTAACTCTGTACTGGAGATTAATCCTGATGCGTTGTTTATCGCAGAATCTCTGGATGTGGAACGGGCAATTAATGGCCCTCGCGGCCCGCTGCACGGGATACCTGTGTTGTTGAAAGATAACATCAATACTGGGGACAAAATGCATACAAGTGCGGGTTCGCTGGCTTTGGCGAATTCTTTTGCCGGGGAAGATGCGTTTATAGTTACCAAACTGCGTGAAGCCGGAGCCATTATTATGGGTAAAGCTAATATGACCGAATTCGCCAATTTTATGACGAACGGCATGCCCTCTGGCTACAGCTCCCGCGGCGGGCAAGTCCTTAACCCCTACAATATTTCTACGCCAACCGGCGGCTCTAGTGCTGGTTCAGCAGTAGCTGTCGCTTGTAATTTCTGTACGGTCTCTGTTGGCACAGAAACTTCAGGATCGATTCTTAATCCCGGTAATTTGGGCTCCATCATCGGCATTAAGCCAACCGTGGGGCTGCTCAGCCGTTCAGGAATCCTGCCGCTCTCCAATACACAAGACACCGCAGGGCCTATGGCTAGAACCGTTCAAGATGCCGTGTTGCTACTAAACGCCATGCTGGGCAATGATCAGCACGATGCAGCGATGGGAACAAATACAGGTAAAGTCCACGGGGATTATACTGTATTCCTTGATCCGAATGGTTTGCAGGGAGCTAGAATTGGGATACCACGTGATTATTATTTTGAGGAGCTAACAGATGAGCAGCTTGCCTTGTTCAACGCTTCCGTCAACAGGATGAGAGAGCTTGGAGCAACCATCATTGATCCCGCGGATATTAAAACCGCCCGCGAAATTAGTTACTCTTCGGTGGTATTAAACGAATTCAAAACAGCACTGAATGCTTATTTATCTCATTTGAGCCCCGGAGCACCTATGCGAACCTTGAAGGATATTATTGATTTTAATCATGCACACCCTGTGGAGACTTTGAGATTTAGTCAAGCTACGTTAATAGATGCGGAATATACCTCCTCCGGCACACAAAGCGAAGCTCAATATTTACGCCATCGTGCGACTGACCTGAAGCTGTGCAAGGAAGAAGGCATCGATGCCACTATGAAAGAATACAATCTGGATGCCCTGCTGTTCCCTGCCGATTTTGGCGCCAGAATTACTTCCAGAGCAGGATATCCGTCCCTCGTCGTTCCTTCTGGGTACACGTCGGCCGGTGCTCCCTTTGGTGTAACCTTCTCAGCAAAAGCTTATCAGGAGCCCACGCTTATCAAGCTAGCCTATGCTTATGAGCAGCATTACAAGGTGCGAAAAGCACCTTCGCTAAAAAGCTTCATTTGA
- a CDS encoding DUF1648 domain-containing protein, translated as MFKTKLTMILSSVVALIPVAIYLFLYSKMPDTVPIHYDGNMADRFVSKASLEVILQSGLGCLGFIIMKLLQFLLQKAFIQSSNEHSAALSKIWNIAILVVTVVFAGISSYTFIRMV; from the coding sequence TTGTTCAAAACCAAACTGACGATGATCTTAAGCAGTGTGGTGGCCTTGATTCCTGTAGCTATTTATTTATTCCTTTATTCCAAAATGCCGGATACCGTCCCGATTCATTATGATGGGAACATGGCTGATCGATTTGTAAGTAAAGCTAGTCTGGAGGTTATTTTGCAAAGCGGGCTGGGTTGTTTGGGATTCATAATCATGAAGCTTTTACAGTTCCTTTTGCAAAAAGCGTTTATTCAAAGCTCTAACGAGCACTCAGCGGCCTTGAGCAAGATCTGGAATATTGCTATTTTGGTGGTGACGGTGGTGTTTGCTGGCATCAGTTCCTATACATTCATTAGAATGGTCTGA
- a CDS encoding copper amine oxidase N-terminal domain-containing protein, translating into MKNHNFASKIITFFVVMISFAVLFSSQAFADDSDLKCYLDGKQLHFNVSPILKDGVTYVPMRSIFEALGATIKWDNHAKSVSAVKGDINIFYLVKEGRVIVNAKENEHVLKGINFQNNTLVPLRFISEVLGSSVTWDEGAKSIYITSPVAEEKLIAPVNRTISVGSQEQSKSLSDERNRFVINVKHYGIKNNQLYSLLEFSNMDNKDISINFKPGDQKIIKTFSKEKDPMPTLKIENCTEVTHKVVIDNMGGNIYKIPEFSVNQACVSSNQSQQDALDVWRNNNSGLSELGSNLVSVRKYIQDQTGGLQNFVIPANKAEQLILVAPVGGKDRLVVEGSYFVGGLSNKTIEFQLDYEVVSELDLGIYSYIYTEPVY; encoded by the coding sequence ATGAAAAACCACAACTTTGCTTCAAAAATTATCACTTTTTTTGTGGTGATGATAAGTTTTGCTGTTTTATTTTCAAGTCAAGCCTTTGCGGACGACAGTGATCTCAAATGTTATTTGGACGGTAAGCAATTACATTTTAATGTAAGTCCTATCCTGAAAGATGGAGTTACATATGTACCCATGCGGTCGATATTTGAAGCTTTAGGCGCAACTATAAAATGGGATAATCATGCGAAGTCGGTCTCAGCGGTTAAAGGGGATATTAACATTTTTTATCTGGTCAAAGAAGGAAGAGTAATTGTAAACGCCAAAGAGAATGAGCATGTCTTAAAGGGTATCAATTTTCAAAATAATACACTCGTCCCTCTAAGATTTATTAGCGAAGTGTTGGGTAGTAGTGTCACTTGGGATGAAGGTGCAAAATCTATTTACATAACCTCACCAGTTGCCGAGGAGAAGCTTATTGCTCCGGTTAACAGAACAATTTCAGTAGGAAGTCAAGAGCAATCAAAATCGTTATCAGATGAGAGAAACAGGTTTGTTATAAACGTAAAGCACTACGGTATTAAAAATAATCAGTTGTATAGCTTGCTCGAATTTTCTAACATGGATAATAAAGACATCTCAATAAATTTTAAGCCCGGTGATCAAAAAATCATAAAGACGTTCTCAAAGGAAAAGGATCCCATGCCGACTCTGAAAATTGAAAATTGTACGGAAGTAACCCATAAAGTAGTTATCGATAATATGGGCGGGAATATATATAAAATCCCGGAATTTTCAGTTAATCAGGCGTGTGTCAGTTCCAACCAATCCCAACAAGATGCGCTTGATGTATGGCGGAACAACAATTCCGGCCTCTCGGAATTAGGCAGTAACCTCGTGTCTGTCCGTAAATATATTCAAGATCAGACGGGTGGGCTGCAAAACTTTGTGATCCCAGCCAATAAAGCTGAACAGCTGATCTTGGTCGCCCCAGTTGGAGGGAAGGATAGGTTGGTTGTGGAGGGCAGTTATTTTGTAGGAGGTCTATCAAATAAGACTATAGAATTCCAACTAGATTATGAAGTGGTTTCCGAGCTCGATTTGGGTATTTATAGTTACATATATACGGAACCTGTATATTAA
- a CDS encoding HAMP domain-containing sensor histidine kinase gives MDNLKRNNAKRTSILSYWTIRYLLIISVGLLLTALATLWWIRQEAMSNRLQTAGLLAQEIADRSLNMEGSIEISQNLEKLIEDRKRFFKLTIEMCVIITDQQGQMLFSLPPLTDKEMRYKLNDSLNDSRSPEFKAAVASINSDDKTLGQVIVLQSKKSLRHIPQEEIIFFSILLLFLIILSWLTIYLLSRKLAKPIQKVVEAAAQISHGRYDIVLDKDAKEREIHELMMSFEEMAGKLQQFEQSRAVMLAGVSHELKTPVTSIKGLVHAVREGVVEGDEAVEFLDIALLEAGRLQRMVADLLDYNALTAGMVSVRHDRLDAVPLISEIVYQWKLTQAEEVAEPVLHMPINPLFLRGDSLRIQQIIVNLLNNSVQAKAPDRRVQLTIELLEQQGHGFAEIRVQDNGLGISSNHSEHVFEAFFRGSDKQSTLRGLGLGLTFSRLLAESMNGSLVLEEHSDKGCTFVLSLPLDD, from the coding sequence ATGGACAACTTAAAGAGAAACAACGCCAAACGCACCTCTATCCTTTCTTACTGGACGATACGTTATCTGCTCATTATTAGTGTAGGCCTGCTCCTCACAGCTTTAGCTACATTATGGTGGATCCGTCAGGAGGCTATGAGCAATCGTCTGCAGACTGCGGGGCTTTTGGCACAGGAGATTGCAGATCGCAGCTTAAATATGGAAGGCTCCATTGAAATCAGCCAAAATCTCGAAAAGCTGATCGAAGACCGGAAACGGTTTTTCAAGTTAACCATAGAGATGTGCGTGATCATTACAGATCAACAAGGTCAAATGCTGTTCTCCCTGCCACCTCTAACTGACAAGGAAATGAGATATAAGCTTAATGATAGCCTGAACGACTCCCGTAGTCCGGAGTTTAAAGCTGCTGTGGCTTCCATAAATTCGGATGACAAAACACTGGGACAGGTTATTGTTCTGCAATCCAAAAAATCGCTGCGGCATATTCCACAGGAGGAGATCATATTTTTCTCCATACTGCTGCTGTTTCTAATCATCTTAAGTTGGCTAACCATTTACCTTTTATCTCGTAAACTGGCAAAACCCATTCAGAAGGTAGTCGAGGCAGCGGCTCAAATCAGCCATGGCCGTTATGATATCGTTCTAGATAAGGATGCTAAAGAGCGGGAAATTCATGAGCTGATGATGTCTTTTGAAGAGATGGCAGGCAAGTTACAGCAATTTGAGCAGTCTCGAGCCGTAATGCTGGCCGGAGTCTCCCATGAGTTGAAAACACCCGTAACTTCTATTAAAGGCCTGGTGCATGCCGTCCGCGAAGGGGTCGTTGAAGGTGATGAAGCTGTGGAATTTCTGGATATTGCCCTGCTGGAGGCTGGGCGGTTGCAGCGAATGGTAGCCGACCTTCTGGATTACAATGCCCTGACTGCAGGAATGGTTTCCGTTCGTCACGACCGACTGGATGCCGTACCCCTGATATCCGAAATCGTATATCAATGGAAGCTGACACAGGCGGAAGAAGTTGCTGAACCCGTGCTCCATATGCCGATCAATCCCTTGTTTTTGCGTGGGGACTCCCTTCGTATCCAGCAGATTATCGTCAATCTACTTAATAACAGCGTACAAGCCAAAGCTCCTGATCGAAGGGTGCAGCTTACGATAGAACTGCTGGAGCAGCAAGGTCATGGCTTTGCCGAAATCCGTGTTCAAGATAATGGGCTTGGCATCTCATCCAATCATAGTGAGCATGTCTTCGAAGCCTTCTTCCGGGGCAGCGACAAGCAGAGTACACTGCGTGGTTTAGGACTCGGCCTAACCTTCAGCCGTCTGTTGGCCGAATCTATGAACGGAAGCCTCGTGCTTGAGGAGCACTCAGACAAAGGCTGCACCTTCGTGCTGTCTCTGCCGCTTGATGACTAA
- a CDS encoding GyrI-like domain-containing protein, with the protein MMNTYFVEKAKMTLAGVSIRTTNEVEMGPDGGLPQLWETYFQSNIAGQVATVNPEYIYALYTDYESDASGAYTVVIGHEVAEERHLEGNQLEENGLEESELEESELEENELEKSELEESELEESELEENELEKNELEKNQLEETQFTYAAVPESKYMVFTTKKGPVFEVVAQAWGEIWAYFKESREARTYTGDFEIYDSRNFDPADTQVEIYIAIE; encoded by the coding sequence ATGATGAATACTTATTTTGTAGAGAAAGCGAAAATGACCTTGGCTGGGGTTAGCATACGCACAACTAATGAAGTGGAAATGGGACCTGATGGAGGTTTGCCGCAGCTGTGGGAAACTTATTTTCAGAGTAATATTGCGGGGCAGGTAGCTACGGTAAATCCTGAGTATATCTATGCGTTGTATACGGATTATGAGAGTGATGCGAGCGGAGCATATACCGTTGTGATCGGGCATGAAGTAGCTGAGGAGAGACATTTAGAGGGAAACCAGCTAGAGGAAAACGGGCTAGAGGAAAGCGAGCTAGAGGAAAGCGAACTAGAGGAAAACGAGCTAGAGAAAAGCGAGCTAGAGGAAAGCGAGCTAGAGGAAAGCGAACTAGAGGAAAACGAGCTAGAGAAAAACGAGCTAGAGAAAAACCAACTAGAGGAAACCCAGTTCACCTATGCGGCTGTACCGGAGAGCAAATACATGGTTTTTACGACGAAAAAAGGTCCGGTATTTGAAGTGGTCGCGCAAGCGTGGGGGGAGATTTGGGCGTACTTTAAGGAGTCTAGGGAGGCAAGAACTTACACGGGGGATTTTGAGATTTATGATTCGCGAAATTTTGATCCTGCTGACACGCAGGTTGAGATTTATATTGCGATTGAATAG
- the wrbA gene encoding NAD(P)H:quinone oxidoreductase type IV gives MSKIKLAVIYYSATGTNYQLAQWAAESAEKAGAEVKLLKVQELVPEDKIAANPAMKALAEETKDIPVATPDDIVEADAIIFSSPTRYGNIASQMKQFIDTTGGIWGKGLTVNKVVSAMSSAQNPHGGQEATILALYTSMYHWGAIVAAPGYTDPVTFGAGGNPYGTSVSVDGDGKMIEDQDRIRDAVFHQAKRTVEVAGWVQAGKNANNQN, from the coding sequence ATGTCAAAAATCAAATTAGCTGTCATCTACTACAGTGCCACAGGAACTAACTACCAGCTAGCACAATGGGCCGCGGAAAGCGCAGAAAAAGCAGGAGCTGAGGTAAAACTGCTGAAGGTGCAGGAACTGGTCCCCGAGGATAAAATCGCCGCAAATCCAGCCATGAAGGCCCTAGCTGAAGAAACAAAAGATATCCCAGTCGCCACACCCGACGATATAGTCGAAGCAGATGCGATTATTTTCAGTTCCCCAACCCGTTACGGTAACATTGCTTCCCAGATGAAGCAGTTCATTGATACAACCGGTGGCATTTGGGGCAAAGGACTAACAGTAAACAAAGTCGTCAGCGCCATGAGCTCAGCACAGAACCCGCATGGTGGACAAGAAGCTACGATTTTGGCACTCTACACGTCGATGTATCACTGGGGAGCAATTGTTGCAGCACCCGGTTATACTGATCCAGTCACATTCGGTGCGGGAGGCAACCCTTACGGAACAAGTGTCAGCGTAGATGGAGACGGTAAAATGATCGAAGATCAGGATCGGATCCGTGACGCTGTTTTTCATCAAGCGAAGCGTACCGTTGAAGTGGCCGGCTGGGTTCAGGCAGGCAAAAACGCCAATAATCAGAACTAG
- a CDS encoding YceI family protein → MKRKRIALIAAGVIIVGVVTGYTLLDKSLGNNVEIESVIPNQATTAGAGETTNNTGASAGVAVTAEQLNGDWTLAETSKVYWSVTTSKETVNFVDNKVQGTWKVNIEDSTSMAGEGTVDMSALDSGNSQRDEHVKGEDFLSVTEFPQSTFVVKSFSELPAEWTEGATVPVEMQGTLTVKGVEKDVTFQSQAAYSGGQLMLSGTTTVAFSDFGLSNPHTVVLDTENNLEVRLELVLTK, encoded by the coding sequence ATGAAGAGAAAAAGAATAGCCTTGATCGCTGCAGGAGTTATTATCGTAGGAGTAGTCACAGGTTATACATTACTGGATAAATCGCTGGGCAATAATGTAGAGATCGAGTCCGTGATTCCAAATCAAGCAACAACAGCAGGTGCTGGAGAGACAACAAATAACACTGGAGCATCAGCAGGGGTGGCGGTCACAGCCGAACAATTAAACGGGGATTGGACCCTTGCGGAGACCTCTAAAGTCTATTGGTCAGTGACGACCTCTAAAGAAACAGTAAACTTCGTAGACAACAAAGTTCAGGGCACCTGGAAGGTAAATATAGAGGATTCTACTTCGATGGCCGGGGAAGGGACAGTGGATATGAGCGCTCTGGATTCTGGCAATAGCCAACGGGACGAGCATGTAAAAGGAGAGGATTTTCTATCCGTTACGGAATTTCCACAATCCACGTTTGTAGTGAAGTCATTTTCGGAGCTGCCGGCAGAATGGACTGAAGGAGCAACTGTGCCTGTTGAAATGCAGGGGACGCTTACCGTAAAAGGAGTAGAAAAGGACGTCACCTTTCAGTCGCAAGCGGCGTATAGCGGGGGACAGTTGATGTTGTCGGGAACGACAACAGTAGCCTTTTCTGACTTTGGTCTAAGCAATCCCCACACCGTTGTGCTGGATACAGAAAATAATCTTGAGGTTCGCTTGGAGCTTGTGCTGACAAAATAG
- a CDS encoding response regulator transcription factor — MTKSILVVEDEEAISRVLSAYLKKAGFQVTRVADGRAALESFAISPPSLVLLDIMLPNMDGFELLKLIREKSSCPVIMLTARDGINDRLAGLDGGADDYMSKPFIPEEVVARVNAVLRRPSQWSDGSRKRHYGSLFIDFTARAVFLNGAELSLSPRDMSVLLFLAERPNQICTREQLIEFVWEMDYEGSDRAVDLSIKRLRQALSHWPTSEGEIRTLRGTGYQLWTT; from the coding sequence TTGACGAAATCCATTCTTGTTGTAGAAGATGAAGAAGCCATCTCTAGGGTCCTCAGTGCTTATCTGAAAAAAGCAGGCTTTCAAGTCACCCGTGTAGCTGATGGACGCGCTGCGCTGGAGTCTTTTGCTATATCTCCTCCTTCATTAGTATTACTAGACATCATGCTGCCAAACATGGACGGCTTTGAACTGCTTAAGCTCATCCGTGAAAAAAGCAGCTGCCCTGTGATCATGCTGACGGCAAGAGATGGGATCAATGACCGGCTAGCCGGCCTCGACGGTGGTGCGGATGATTATATGTCTAAACCTTTTATTCCCGAGGAAGTGGTGGCACGTGTGAACGCTGTCTTACGCCGTCCCTCGCAGTGGTCAGATGGCAGCCGTAAACGGCATTATGGCAGTTTGTTTATCGACTTCACAGCACGTGCTGTCTTTTTGAATGGGGCTGAGCTGAGTCTTAGTCCTCGGGATATGTCAGTGCTGTTATTTCTCGCTGAAAGGCCTAATCAGATTTGTACGCGTGAGCAATTAATAGAATTTGTATGGGAAATGGATTATGAAGGAAGCGACCGGGCGGTAGATTTGTCGATCAAAAGACTACGCCAAGCGTTGTCGCACTGGCCTACTAGTGAGGGGGAAATCCGTACCCTAAGGGGGACGGGATATCAATTATGGACAACTTAA
- a CDS encoding YciI family protein, whose product MSEVNQADICYVILLSPTNQDRRDMEIIRGHVKHLQELDRKGQLVLCGPFSDCPGGMVIVKANSREEAVLLAEKDPYVLSGIRSYEVRTWSLSHEGNRHLGIVPLQE is encoded by the coding sequence ATGAGTGAGGTCAATCAAGCAGATATTTGTTATGTTATTTTGCTTAGCCCGACGAATCAAGACCGTAGAGACATGGAGATTATTCGTGGTCATGTTAAACATTTACAAGAGCTGGACCGCAAAGGACAATTAGTGCTGTGTGGTCCATTTAGTGATTGTCCTGGCGGCATGGTTATTGTAAAAGCGAACTCACGCGAAGAAGCCGTTCTCCTTGCCGAAAAAGATCCTTACGTGCTGTCTGGCATTCGTAGCTATGAAGTGCGTACATGGAGTCTGTCCCATGAGGGAAACAGGCATTTAGGTATTGTTCCACTCCAGGAATAG
- a CDS encoding DUF1273 domain-containing protein, whose amino-acid sequence MKNLLVTGYRAHELGIFDNKHPGIPYIKKALSNRLKPLIEEGVEWIITPGQYGVDLWACEVVSELKTQYPELKLGIITAHTGQEEKWKEEKQEEYRRIIAGADFCRAVSNAPYDGSWQFRARDDLLFRKSDGILLFYDEDAAEGSPKFFKERALKLHAEGDYELFLIHSDEIQNIADEENQRDYE is encoded by the coding sequence ATGAAGAATTTACTCGTAACAGGCTACCGTGCGCATGAGCTCGGTATTTTTGACAATAAACATCCGGGAATTCCTTATATCAAAAAGGCGCTGTCTAACAGATTAAAACCGCTAATTGAAGAAGGCGTCGAATGGATTATTACCCCCGGCCAGTATGGTGTCGATCTTTGGGCTTGTGAGGTGGTAAGTGAACTCAAGACTCAATATCCTGAATTGAAATTGGGGATCATTACGGCGCATACTGGACAGGAAGAGAAGTGGAAGGAAGAGAAGCAGGAGGAATACCGACGTATTATTGCGGGTGCGGACTTTTGCAGGGCGGTCAGTAATGCCCCTTATGACGGCAGCTGGCAGTTCAGGGCCAGAGATGACTTGTTGTTCCGCAAAAGTGACGGAATATTGCTCTTTTATGATGAGGATGCGGCGGAAGGCAGCCCGAAGTTTTTTAAAGAACGAGCGCTGAAGCTGCATGCAGAGGGAGACTACGAGCTGTTTCTTATTCATTCTGATGAGATTCAAAATATTGCCGATGAAGAAAATCAGCGAGATTATGAATAA
- a CDS encoding nucleoside triphosphate pyrophosphohydrolase, with protein MPVYEKLVRDGIPDLIASQGKDFNTRILESKEYITELRKKLQEESEEYFQAASDEEALEELADMLEVIQALAETHGSNSMELEKQRAEKAKRRGGFKKGIYLIEVEGE; from the coding sequence ATGCCTGTATATGAAAAGCTAGTGCGTGACGGCATCCCCGATTTGATAGCTTCTCAAGGGAAAGATTTTAACACAAGGATATTAGAGTCCAAAGAATACATAACTGAACTACGTAAAAAATTGCAAGAAGAGTCGGAGGAATATTTTCAGGCAGCAAGTGATGAAGAAGCTTTGGAGGAGCTTGCCGATATGCTGGAAGTGATTCAGGCTCTGGCGGAGACACATGGGAGCAATAGCATGGAGCTGGAGAAGCAACGTGCAGAGAAAGCTAAACGTCGCGGTGGATTTAAGAAGGGGATATATCTGATTGAAGTGGAAGGAGAATAA
- a CDS encoding Gfo/Idh/MocA family protein, with the protein MKMDNAYKVRWGIISTGWIAHQFVTDLAHASNGVAYAVGSRSQESADEFAKNHGIPHAYATYEELLNDPNVDAVYIGTPHPFHKENALMALRAGKAVLCEKPFTVNSGELEEVVAYARAHKLFLMEAMWSRYIPAIVKVREWIAEGKIGDVRLVKADLGFRTDWNPEGRLLNPKLGGGALLDVGIYPVSFASMVFGPHPESISSTVHIGETGVDEHFSMLLSYGNGKTASLNGGIRLNMLEEAHVFGTEGRIIVEGTLVNPKSAALYIGDEKVESFVDDRASIGYCFEAEEVGRCLQAGLTESPVMTLDESLAILKLLDQVRAQWGLKYPGE; encoded by the coding sequence ATGAAAATGGACAACGCTTACAAGGTGAGATGGGGAATTATTAGCACAGGCTGGATTGCTCATCAATTTGTTACTGATTTGGCGCATGCCAGTAATGGTGTGGCTTATGCCGTTGGGTCAAGATCTCAGGAAAGTGCCGATGAATTTGCTAAAAATCATGGGATTCCGCATGCCTATGCAACCTATGAGGAATTGCTGAATGACCCAAATGTAGACGCGGTATATATTGGAACGCCGCATCCTTTTCACAAAGAAAATGCTTTAATGGCGCTGCGTGCAGGCAAAGCTGTCCTGTGTGAGAAACCTTTTACCGTAAACAGCGGTGAATTGGAAGAAGTTGTGGCCTATGCTAGAGCGCATAAGTTATTCCTGATGGAGGCGATGTGGAGTCGCTACATCCCGGCGATTGTAAAGGTTAGAGAATGGATTGCTGAGGGCAAGATCGGTGATGTTCGTTTGGTGAAGGCAGACCTAGGGTTTCGTACCGACTGGAACCCGGAAGGCAGATTGCTGAATCCGAAGCTGGGCGGGGGTGCGCTGCTGGATGTGGGGATTTATCCGGTTTCTTTTGCCTCCATGGTGTTTGGACCTCATCCTGAGTCTATTTCCAGCACAGTGCACATAGGTGAGACTGGAGTGGACGAGCATTTCTCGATGCTGCTGTCATATGGTAACGGGAAAACCGCTTCGTTGAACGGTGGTATTCGTCTTAACATGTTGGAGGAAGCGCATGTGTTTGGCACAGAAGGCCGTATTATTGTAGAGGGTACATTAGTGAACCCGAAATCGGCTGCGCTTTATATAGGAGATGAGAAGGTAGAGAGCTTTGTGGATGACCGTGCTTCTATTGGATATTGTTTTGAAGCGGAGGAAGTAGGACGGTGTCTTCAGGCAGGGCTTACAGAGAGTCCGGTGATGACATTGGATGAATCGTTAGCGATTCTGAAACTGCTGGATCAAGTGCGTGCACAGTGGGGGCTTAAATACCCTGGAGAGTAA
- a CDS encoding (deoxy)nucleoside triphosphate pyrophosphohydrolase, whose translation MIKVAAAIIHNVEGQILIARRRQGKSQAGLWEFPGGKIEQDESIAECLQRELQEEMGITILPYESFGINEHNYGEIKIQLIAWKARYQGGVIDLVDHDEHRWVLPAELGQFMFAPADLPFVERLLMESKPD comes from the coding sequence ATGATCAAGGTGGCGGCAGCAATTATACATAATGTAGAAGGGCAGATTCTTATTGCCCGGCGGCGGCAAGGTAAATCGCAGGCAGGTCTGTGGGAATTTCCTGGTGGCAAAATAGAGCAGGATGAGAGCATCGCAGAGTGTCTGCAAAGAGAGCTTCAGGAAGAGATGGGCATCACAATCCTTCCCTATGAGAGCTTTGGCATAAACGAGCATAACTATGGAGAGATAAAGATCCAATTGATTGCTTGGAAAGCGCGGTATCAGGGAGGTGTAATTGATCTGGTGGATCACGACGAACATAGGTGGGTGCTTCCGGCTGAGCTGGGTCAGTTCATGTTTGCTCCGGCAGATCTTCCTTTTGTAGAACGTCTACTGATGGAATCAAAGCCGGATTGA